One Arthrobacter sp. StoSoilB19 DNA window includes the following coding sequences:
- a CDS encoding amino acid permease has protein sequence MEQQTKTSARPLGAALKPRQLTMMGLGSAIGAGLFIGSGAGIQAAGPAVLISYLVAGTLIILVMWALGEMAAANPDSGAFSVYTAKAYGPMAGATVGWLWWIQLVVVIAAEALGAAGLLATIFPALPVWLMAFVFIVVLTAVNLTSVKNFGEFEFWFALLKVAAIVGFLLVGFALLFGWLPGVQSPGLSNFTGAGFAPSGFAGIATALFVVAFAFGGTEIVSVAAAETAEPARSVKKAVRTVLWRILVFYIGAIFVIAAVVPVGSAGLKSPFAAVLDAAGMPGAATAITLVAVAALLSALNANLYGASRMAYSLAERGEAPRWLASVSKARVPVVAVLASVAFGVVTVVLELAFPEKVLPVLLNIVGSTCLLVWTSALLAQLALRFRADRDGTELPLRMPGFPWLTSLGLVILAAIFTVGFIGEDSRPQLLSTFGLVAVLAVGCWVNHRKREARRVDETPNGEKEPVLID, from the coding sequence ATGGAACAACAGACAAAGACGTCTGCGCGCCCACTCGGCGCAGCCCTCAAACCCCGCCAGCTCACCATGATGGGACTGGGCAGCGCCATCGGCGCCGGCCTGTTCATCGGCTCCGGCGCGGGCATCCAGGCAGCCGGCCCGGCGGTGCTGATCTCCTACCTCGTGGCCGGCACCCTCATCATCCTGGTGATGTGGGCCCTCGGCGAAATGGCCGCCGCCAACCCGGACAGCGGCGCCTTCTCCGTGTACACCGCCAAGGCCTACGGTCCGATGGCCGGCGCCACGGTGGGCTGGCTTTGGTGGATCCAGCTGGTGGTGGTCATCGCCGCCGAGGCGCTCGGCGCGGCCGGCCTGCTGGCCACCATCTTCCCGGCGCTGCCGGTGTGGCTGATGGCGTTCGTTTTCATCGTGGTGCTCACGGCCGTGAACCTGACCAGCGTGAAAAACTTCGGCGAGTTCGAGTTCTGGTTCGCCCTGCTCAAGGTGGCGGCGATCGTCGGGTTCCTGCTGGTGGGCTTTGCGCTGCTGTTCGGCTGGCTGCCGGGCGTGCAGTCGCCCGGCCTGTCCAACTTCACCGGTGCCGGGTTCGCGCCGAGCGGTTTCGCGGGGATTGCGACGGCGCTGTTTGTGGTGGCGTTCGCGTTCGGCGGCACCGAGATTGTGTCCGTGGCGGCGGCCGAGACGGCCGAACCGGCCCGCAGTGTGAAGAAGGCAGTCCGCACCGTGCTGTGGCGCATCCTGGTGTTTTACATCGGTGCCATCTTTGTGATCGCGGCTGTTGTTCCCGTTGGTTCGGCGGGGCTGAAGAGCCCGTTCGCCGCCGTGCTGGACGCCGCCGGCATGCCCGGTGCGGCCACCGCCATTACTCTGGTGGCTGTTGCGGCACTGTTGTCTGCCCTCAACGCCAACCTTTACGGTGCTTCACGGATGGCGTACTCATTGGCCGAGCGGGGTGAAGCTCCGCGTTGGCTCGCTTCGGTTTCGAAGGCACGGGTGCCGGTTGTCGCCGTGCTGGCCAGCGTGGCGTTCGGTGTTGTGACCGTGGTGCTGGAGCTGGCATTCCCGGAGAAGGTCCTGCCCGTCCTGCTGAACATTGTGGGCTCGACGTGCCTGCTGGTATGGACGTCAGCTCTCCTGGCCCAGCTGGCGCTGCGCTTCCGGGCCGACCGCGACGGGACCGAGCTTCCGCTTCGGATGCCCGGGTTCCCGTGGCTCACTTCCCTTGGCCTGGTGATCCTCGCTGCGATCTTCACCGTGGGCTTCATCGGCGAGGACTCGCGTCCCCAGTTGCTGAGCACGTTCGGGCTCGTCGCGGTTCTGGCGGTGGGGTGCTGGGTGAATCACCGGAAGCGGGAAGCTCGGCGCGTTGATGAAACTCCGAATGGTGAGAAGGAGCCGGTGCTCATCGACTGA